A stretch of Deinococcus sedimenti DNA encodes these proteins:
- a CDS encoding prepilin peptidase encodes MTPDVLFVILAGILGLLVGSFSNVLIWRLPRGESIAFPPSHCPNCDHRLGVLDLVPVLSWLSLGGKCRYCKAPIKARYPVVELLTGIGYAAIAALFPPLVVGWGALGLMVLFTLLLVGSAIDLDTYTIPDELTLPGVALGVLFGFLNGRAGVEGLPDLSGAVQGALLGAGVVVAINQFGSWVMRRFRERSWPEFPIGYQQISLALLAGAWLGPWWGAGVGLLSALVNVAARRVIRIPELLTLGGLLVSVTLGSAGYGPGMILMVQGALAAAGVVSLMCGVYWWIHWRRHREDDGASDDANVDASAMGFGDVKLAAVIGAFLGWERLLLALVVAVFAGAIFGVVQLAARRENRVKFGPFLALGAVVALLWGGTLISSYREMLGL; translated from the coding sequence GTGACCCCTGACGTCCTATTCGTGATTCTCGCCGGGATTCTCGGTCTGCTGGTGGGTTCGTTCTCGAACGTGCTCATCTGGCGCCTGCCGCGCGGGGAGAGTATCGCGTTCCCGCCCAGCCACTGCCCGAACTGCGACCACCGCCTGGGCGTGCTGGACCTCGTACCCGTGCTGTCCTGGCTGAGCCTGGGCGGGAAGTGCCGCTACTGCAAGGCTCCCATCAAGGCGCGGTACCCGGTCGTGGAACTGCTGACCGGGATCGGGTACGCGGCCATCGCGGCGCTGTTCCCGCCGCTGGTCGTGGGGTGGGGCGCGCTGGGCCTGATGGTGCTGTTCACGCTGCTGCTGGTGGGCAGCGCCATCGACCTGGACACGTACACCATTCCCGATGAGCTGACCCTGCCCGGCGTGGCGCTGGGCGTCCTGTTCGGCTTCCTGAATGGGCGTGCGGGCGTGGAGGGCCTGCCGGACCTCTCGGGCGCGGTGCAGGGGGCACTGCTGGGCGCCGGGGTGGTCGTGGCGATCAACCAGTTCGGGTCGTGGGTGATGCGCCGCTTCCGCGAGCGGTCCTGGCCGGAATTCCCCATCGGGTACCAGCAGATCAGCCTCGCGCTGCTCGCGGGCGCGTGGCTGGGCCCGTGGTGGGGTGCCGGTGTGGGCCTGCTGTCCGCGCTGGTGAACGTCGCGGCGCGCCGCGTGATCCGCATCCCGGAACTGCTCACGCTGGGCGGGCTGCTGGTCAGCGTGACGCTCGGCAGCGCCGGGTACGGCCCCGGCATGATCCTGATGGTGCAGGGCGCACTGGCGGCCGCCGGGGTGGTGTCGCTGATGTGCGGCGTGTACTGGTGGATCCACTGGCGCCGCCACCGCGAGGACGACGGCGCCAGCGACGACGCGAACGTGGACGCCAGCGCCATGGGCTTCGGCGACGTGAAACTCGCCGCCGTGATCGGCGCGTTCCTCGGCTGGGAGCGGCTGCTGCTGGCGCTGGTCGTCGCGGTGTTCGCCGGGGCGATCTTCGGGGTGGTGCAGCTCGCCGCGCGCCGCGAGAACCGCGTGAAGTTCGGGCCGTTCCTCGCGCTGGGCGCAGTGGTGGCCCTGCTGTGGGGCGGCACGCTGATCAGCAGTTACCGCGAGATGCTGGGCCTGTAG
- a CDS encoding superoxide dismutase, whose protein sequence is MKKTLLVSAMSLALGSCAMMYAPMTYTLAKQPAGGALNSSGNVTVKRDGMTVMTSAMVSGLAPNTYYVAHYHNQGTASTDPCSSGGAPIMSSKIVGRSDAMGMLMLSGSAAAGDVMNATYFNIHTASDAAGTPADAGVSCTTVKM, encoded by the coding sequence ATGAAAAAGACCCTGCTCGTGTCCGCGATGTCCCTCGCCCTCGGTTCCTGCGCCATGATGTACGCCCCCATGACCTACACCCTCGCCAAGCAGCCCGCGGGCGGCGCGCTGAACTCCAGCGGCAACGTCACCGTCAAGCGTGACGGCATGACCGTCATGACCAGTGCCATGGTCAGCGGCCTCGCCCCGAACACCTACTACGTCGCGCACTACCACAATCAGGGCACCGCCAGCACCGACCCGTGCAGCAGCGGCGGCGCGCCCATCATGAGCAGCAAGATCGTCGGTCGCAGTGACGCCATGGGCATGCTGATGCTCTCCGGCAGCGCCGCCGCCGGTGACGTCATGAACGCCACGTACTTCAACATCCACACCGCCAGCGACGCCGCGGGCACCCCCGCCGACGCGGGCGTGAGCTGCACCACCGTCAAGATGTAA